In the Planctomycetia bacterium genome, one interval contains:
- a CDS encoding methylated-DNA--[protein]-cysteine S-methyltransferase, whose translation MQTLPPIAEMERAYLDKDASYNGLFYLGVRTTGIFCRPTCPARKPLPRNVEYFPTAQAARFAGYRPCKRCRPLEADAQPPWAAELIAAVEHDPGTRITESDLRRRGVDPKSARSYFLKEFGMTFQAFARARRLSGVLTQIREGVTLDDAVFASGYESHSGFRDAFARTFGEPPGSYRDGACIQLAWLRSPLGPLIAGATDDGVCLLEFTDRRMLETQFTTLRKRFKLPLVPGNNRHLELLTQELANYFAGTLQAFTTPLVFPGTDFQRRVWNRLLEIPYGTTCSYQQLAAAVGNAAAVRAAGRANGLNRLAIVIPCHRVVNKNGNLGGYGGGLRRKQYLLDLERSHRAG comes from the coding sequence ATGCAAACCTTGCCGCCGATTGCCGAGATGGAACGGGCGTATCTCGATAAAGACGCCTCCTATAACGGGCTGTTCTACCTGGGCGTGCGCACGACCGGCATCTTTTGTCGCCCAACGTGTCCCGCGCGAAAGCCGCTGCCGCGGAACGTCGAATACTTTCCCACGGCGCAGGCGGCGCGCTTCGCCGGCTATCGTCCATGTAAGCGTTGCCGGCCGCTGGAAGCAGATGCGCAACCGCCGTGGGCAGCGGAGTTGATCGCCGCCGTGGAGCACGATCCCGGAACGCGGATCACGGAGAGCGATCTGCGACGAAGAGGCGTCGATCCGAAATCGGCGCGGAGTTACTTTCTCAAGGAATTCGGCATGACCTTCCAAGCCTTCGCGCGAGCGCGACGCTTATCAGGCGTGCTCACACAGATTCGCGAAGGCGTCACGCTCGACGACGCGGTGTTCGCCAGCGGGTACGAATCGCACAGCGGCTTTCGCGACGCCTTCGCGCGAACGTTCGGCGAACCGCCTGGCAGCTATCGCGACGGCGCGTGCATTCAACTCGCGTGGCTGCGCAGTCCGCTCGGGCCGCTGATCGCCGGCGCGACGGACGACGGCGTGTGCCTGCTGGAGTTCACGGATCGCCGCATGCTGGAGACCCAGTTCACGACGCTGCGAAAGCGCTTCAAGTTGCCGCTCGTGCCGGGCAACAACCGGCATCTGGAATTACTCACGCAAGAACTCGCCAACTACTTCGCCGGCACGTTGCAAGCCTTCACCACGCCGCTCGTTTTCCCCGGCACCGATTTTCAACGCCGCGTGTGGAATCGCTTGCTGGAAATTCCTTACGGTACGACGTGTTCGTACCAGCAACTCGCGGCAGCCGTCGGCAATGCCGCGGCGGTCCGCGCCGCGGGCCGTGCAAATGGATTGAATCGCCTGGCGATCGTGATCCCGTGCCATCGCGTTGTCAACAAGAACGGCAACCTCGGCGGCTACGGCGGCGGGCTGCGCCGCAAGCAGTATCTGCTCGACCTGGAACGCTCGCATCGAGCGGGTTAG